Proteins from a genomic interval of Stomatohabitans albus:
- the sodN gene encoding superoxide dismutase, Ni encodes MLSRLLTAIDSINTPETADAHCDLFCGVYDPAQARIEAEAVRNCAVKYHESDDEVFRTRCIMIKEERAELVKHHLWVLWTDYFKPPHLEQFPQLHDLIWRATKKAGDAKKSMDPKVGEELLELIEEVSKIFWETKK; translated from the coding sequence GTGTTAAGTCGTCTACTAACTGCGATTGATTCAATCAACACACCAGAAACCGCCGATGCTCATTGTGATTTGTTCTGTGGTGTGTATGACCCTGCTCAGGCCCGTATCGAAGCCGAAGCCGTTCGTAACTGTGCCGTGAAATACCACGAAAGTGACGACGAGGTTTTCCGCACCCGTTGCATCATGATCAAGGAAGAACGTGCCGAATTGGTCAAGCACCACTTGTGGGTGTTGTGGACTGACTACTTCAAGCCGCCACACCTTGAACAGTTCCCCCAGCTGCACGACCTTATTTGGCGAGCCACCAAGAAAGCTGGTGATGCGAAGAAGAGCATGGACCCCAAGGTAGGCGAAGAACTCCTTGAACTGATCGAAGAAGTTTCCAAGATCTTTTGGGAAACTAAGAAGTAA
- a CDS encoding S26 family signal peptidase, with amino-acid sequence MQLRYVIRGSSMEPTLQAGDRVLCLPWWLYRVGHIVVARFEHGVSVKRIERMSGRGFWLVGDNRSRSTDSRELGWIPRSQLCGRVIYRYAPPDRERWLFSA; translated from the coding sequence ATGCAACTCCGTTATGTAATCCGAGGTAGCTCTATGGAACCGACCCTTCAGGCCGGTGACCGGGTATTATGTCTACCGTGGTGGCTATATCGTGTTGGCCATATCGTCGTTGCACGATTTGAGCATGGTGTATCAGTTAAACGCATCGAACGAATGAGTGGCCGTGGGTTTTGGCTTGTTGGTGATAACCGGAGCCGATCAACCGACAGTCGGGAACTGGGGTGGATTCCGCGTTCCCAACTCTGTGGGCGAGTCATTTACCGCTACGCACCACCGGACCGAGAACGCTGGCTTTTCTCCGCCTAG
- a CDS encoding TlpA family protein disulfide reductase, which translates to MSEDLKETESAQSKRERQRARKAAAQAAQAEAKKAEQKKTTLVVIAIIAAVAVVLAGAYYLMTKSSDVTLGMLPVSVEGEELPMPDPPSENDDANSLFTNDNAVGKTVPTIKGTDFDGQEHIIGKGSGKPQAIAVIAHWCPHCQREVKEAKDWVKNGQIPEGIELIALVTENNPRRPNWPPTDWLKNEQWPGLAVYDAPLTDNTHPGGKAVGIASFPTWIFTDADGKVVGRVAGAIGGDIFKEFADKTLAAAK; encoded by the coding sequence ATGAGTGAAGACCTGAAGGAGACTGAGTCAGCTCAGTCTAAACGTGAGCGGCAACGCGCACGAAAAGCTGCAGCTCAAGCAGCACAGGCAGAAGCGAAGAAAGCCGAGCAGAAGAAAACAACACTGGTTGTTATTGCGATTATCGCGGCGGTTGCCGTCGTGCTGGCTGGCGCTTACTACTTGATGACCAAGAGTAGTGATGTCACCCTTGGGATGTTACCGGTTTCGGTTGAGGGGGAAGAACTCCCCATGCCCGATCCACCTTCAGAAAATGACGACGCCAATTCGCTCTTTACAAATGATAACGCCGTAGGAAAAACCGTCCCCACCATCAAAGGTACGGATTTTGACGGCCAAGAACACATCATTGGCAAGGGTTCAGGCAAGCCGCAGGCCATTGCGGTCATCGCCCACTGGTGCCCTCATTGCCAAAGAGAAGTGAAGGAAGCCAAGGACTGGGTGAAGAATGGGCAAATCCCCGAGGGTATTGAACTCATTGCATTAGTGACCGAGAATAATCCTCGGCGTCCAAACTGGCCGCCAACTGACTGGCTTAAAAATGAGCAGTGGCCGGGGTTAGCGGTCTATGACGCCCCGCTGACCGACAATACGCACCCCGGTGGTAAAGCAGTCGGTATTGCGAGCTTCCCCACTTGGATCTTCACTGATGCCGATGGAAAGGTCGTTGGTCGTGTTGCTGGTGCAATTGGTGGCGACATCTTTAAGGAGTTTGCCGATAAGACCTTGGCTGCAGCTAAGTAG
- the lgt gene encoding prolipoprotein diacylglyceryl transferase, with translation MTIAQLAQIPAPPISEFHLGPLTVHMYGLIIATGVIIAATWMRKRYVAAGGDGEFADNIAFWGILAGFLGGRIGYVIVRMTALNAQGEIVKGYYLEHPEKILAVWEGGLAIFGGLILGGLTVYYLIKRANKSPGLLFDALAPALPVAQAMGRWGNYFNQELYGGPTDLPWKLFIEPPFRRPGYEQFEYFHPTFLYESLGNIIISLTLLRLEKTGKVPRGGLIWCYGIGYGILRFCMELLRTDTSFRILGLSRNAWVAMITAAVSIAVLVWLQRRRSAQDERSTSDVTQPAHDENNVSDDREEPALSDHGESVSPGEPHAETSPASSPKGDDVHVGTTDQEAEQPPTPQDG, from the coding sequence ATGACTATTGCCCAGTTAGCACAGATTCCGGCCCCACCTATTTCTGAATTCCACTTAGGGCCGCTCACCGTGCATATGTACGGATTGATTATTGCGACCGGTGTCATCATTGCTGCCACATGGATGCGTAAACGGTATGTTGCAGCCGGTGGTGACGGCGAGTTCGCCGACAATATCGCCTTTTGGGGTATCTTGGCCGGCTTCCTCGGTGGCCGCATTGGCTATGTCATCGTGCGTATGACTGCCTTAAATGCCCAGGGTGAGATTGTAAAGGGGTATTACCTTGAACACCCTGAGAAGATTCTCGCCGTCTGGGAAGGTGGTCTGGCCATCTTTGGCGGATTGATTCTCGGTGGCCTCACCGTGTATTACCTCATTAAACGGGCCAATAAAAGTCCTGGATTGTTGTTTGATGCGTTGGCCCCAGCCTTACCGGTTGCGCAAGCCATGGGACGGTGGGGAAACTATTTCAATCAAGAGTTATATGGCGGCCCTACCGATCTACCATGGAAACTCTTTATTGAACCACCCTTCCGTCGCCCTGGGTACGAACAGTTTGAGTATTTCCATCCCACGTTCTTATATGAAAGCCTCGGAAACATCATCATCAGCTTGACCCTGCTTCGCCTCGAAAAAACAGGGAAAGTACCGCGCGGTGGACTGATCTGGTGCTATGGCATCGGCTATGGGATATTGCGGTTTTGCATGGAACTGCTTCGCACCGATACGTCCTTCCGTATCCTCGGGTTGAGTAGAAACGCCTGGGTCGCGATGATCACGGCAGCGGTCAGTATTGCCGTCTTGGTTTGGTTACAACGTCGTCGCAGCGCCCAAGACGAACGTTCTACCTCCGATGTGACTCAGCCAGCACACGATGAGAACAATGTGTCTGATGATCGTGAAGAGCCTGCGCTATCGGATCACGGTGAATCAGTATCACCAGGTGAACCCCATGCGGAAACATCGCCGGCATCTTCGCCTAAAGGAGATGACGTGCACGTGGGTACAACCGATCAAGAAGCTGAACAACCGCCTACGCCACAAGACGGTTAA
- a CDS encoding disulfide bond formation protein B: MLDTIIVDFTGIATLLTAIAGVVVATKTIPLSRFHLNLLIFAVSFGCLVGSLYMSNVLKLLPCELCWWQRIFIYPLVPLSAVALYKKNTSNLFTNVTTLSVIGLCFSLINIYVQSVPEASTLIVCDPNNPCSAIDVIALNFLTLPMMSAIAFLFFLACAWAARTPVDRMETTHE, translated from the coding sequence ATGTTGGACACAATCATTGTGGATTTTACGGGGATTGCGACACTCCTTACCGCTATCGCGGGAGTTGTAGTAGCAACGAAAACAATTCCCCTATCGCGGTTCCACCTGAACCTATTAATATTCGCTGTCAGCTTCGGTTGTCTCGTGGGCTCACTGTACATGAGCAACGTCCTTAAGCTACTTCCATGCGAATTGTGTTGGTGGCAGCGTATTTTTATCTACCCTCTTGTTCCGCTTTCAGCGGTAGCTCTGTATAAGAAAAACACATCCAATCTCTTTACGAATGTTACGACACTAAGTGTGATTGGCCTGTGTTTTTCTTTAATCAATATTTATGTGCAATCTGTCCCTGAGGCAAGCACATTAATCGTTTGCGATCCGAATAATCCATGCTCCGCAATCGACGTTATCGCACTTAATTTCCTGACACTACCCATGATGTCAGCAATAGCCTTCCTATTTTTCCTTGCCTGCGCATGGGCAGCAAGGACCCCAGTTGATCGAATGGAGACCACACATGAGTGA
- the hemB gene encoding porphobilinogen synthase gives MNDALHLPQRPRRNRVSAAIRSMARETILHPGDFIQPVFVHDGTTDEPVDSMPGQQRWSLDGLVTFARTLADAGVSGIDLFGRIPSHLKTPMGEEATNPDGLIPQAIAAVKAAVPELAVMTDVALDPYTTTGQDGLVIGGEVVNDPTVAVLVQQALTHARAGADLIGPSDMMDGRVGEIRSALDAEGFTNVGIMSYTAKYASAYYGPFRGALDSAPAGGMGKETYQMDPANSREALRELDLDVAEGADMVMVKPAGPCLDIIARLADYSPVPVTAYQVSGEYLMIEAAAQSGWIDRDAVMMESLLGIKRAGASAILTYYALDAARRLQG, from the coding sequence ATGAACGACGCATTACATCTTCCTCAACGCCCCCGTCGTAACCGTGTGAGTGCCGCTATTCGTTCGATGGCGCGAGAGACGATATTGCACCCAGGGGACTTTATTCAACCAGTTTTTGTTCATGATGGAACAACAGATGAACCTGTCGATTCGATGCCTGGACAACAGCGATGGTCTCTGGATGGCCTAGTAACCTTTGCGCGAACCTTGGCGGATGCCGGGGTGAGTGGCATTGATCTTTTTGGGCGTATTCCGTCCCATTTGAAAACGCCCATGGGCGAAGAAGCAACGAATCCAGATGGATTAATTCCCCAGGCCATTGCTGCGGTAAAGGCTGCCGTTCCAGAACTGGCCGTGATGACGGACGTCGCCTTGGACCCTTACACGACTACAGGCCAAGATGGGCTTGTCATTGGTGGGGAAGTGGTGAATGACCCAACGGTTGCGGTGCTGGTTCAACAAGCCCTCACCCATGCCCGAGCAGGAGCTGACCTTATCGGGCCAAGTGACATGATGGATGGGCGTGTAGGGGAGATTCGTTCAGCCCTGGATGCCGAAGGATTTACCAATGTTGGCATCATGAGTTACACCGCAAAGTATGCAAGTGCCTATTACGGCCCATTCCGTGGTGCGCTTGATAGTGCGCCAGCAGGTGGTATGGGCAAAGAGACGTACCAGATGGACCCAGCTAATAGTCGTGAAGCCCTCCGAGAACTGGACCTAGACGTGGCCGAAGGTGCCGACATGGTGATGGTAAAACCAGCCGGACCATGCCTGGACATTATTGCTCGCCTAGCTGACTATTCACCCGTGCCGGTGACGGCGTATCAGGTTAGTGGCGAATACCTGATGATTGAGGCTGCCGCACAGTCTGGGTGGATTGACCGCGACGCGGTAATGATGGAGAGTCTGCTGGGTATCAAACGGGCCGGGGCATCAGCCATTCTCACCTATTACGCCCTCGACGCGGCTCGACGATTGCAAGGGTAA